The sequence below is a genomic window from Serratia nevei.
GCTGTCGATCATGATCCTCGCCACGCTGGTGCACCACGCGCGCGAGCGCTTTCTGGCCCATCAACCCGGCCTGACAGGCTACTATCTGGCACAGGCGTCGCGTATCGCCGTGATGCTCGGCGGCGTGATCCTGATCCTGTTCGCGCTGGTGCTGTTCAATTCGGTAATCCCGGTCAGCGCCAACGGCGATTTTATCGCCGCCGGCTGCTAACGCCGGTGAAATCATCGTTTTTTTGCGTGATCGACCACACAAATCTCGGCATGGTCTACACTTAAAAGACATGTGTCGAAATGGAGAGCTGAATGTTTAAGAAAGCGGAAAGAACAGAACGCGACATCGATCAGGACGTCACTCTGTTGGCCGATACGCTGGATGAAGTGTTGCGCGAGTCCGGTGACAAGACCAAAGAGGAACTGAAAGAGCTGCACAGCAAGGCGAAAGGCGTGCTGCGCGACGCCCGGGCGCGGTTCAATGGCTCCACCAGTCTGACACAGCATGCGCGCGACGCGGTCGATCAAGCCGACAGCTATGTGCGTGACAAACCTTGGCAGGGCGTAGGGATCGGTGCCGCCGTCGGCATCGTGCTCGGCGTGCTGCTGGCCCGGCGTTAACACCCCTGCAGTCATAAAGATAAAACAGATGTGCGTCTGGCCCGCGGAAATCGCGGGCCGTTTAATTTGTGCGTTTGAACAGCTGCGCCAGCCCCTGCACCGCCCGCTCCGTCTCCTCTTGCCGAGTAAAATTGGCGAAGCCCAGCAGCAATCCTTGCCCCGCCGGATGATCGATTCGCCAGTCCGACAACGCCTGCGCCGCCAGCCCCTGTTGCCAGGCTTGCGCCGCCAACGGCGCATCCGCTACGCCGTCGTGAAGCCGGGCCAACAGCTGAATGCCGCCCTGTTGCGGCACCGCCGTCAGCCACGTCCCCAGCTGCCGTTCCAGCGCCTGCGTCAGCCACTCACGCCGTTGGCGGTACAGCGGCCGCATGCGTTTCAGGTGGCGGTAGAAATGCCCTTGCCGGATAAAATCCGCCACGCCGGCCTGCAGCAGCGGCGGGCAGCCGCAGCCACGTAGCCGACTGCTGCGCGCAAAGGCCTCCGTCAGGCCGGCGGGCACCACCAGGTAAGCCATGCGCAGCGCCGGGAACAGCGTTTTGCTGAAGGTGCCGGCGTACAGCACCCGCCCCTGAACATCGAGGCTTTTCAGCGGCGGCAATGGCCGCCCGTGATAGCGAAACTCGCTGTCGTAGTCATCTTCCAGGATCCAGGCCCTGCGCTGCTGCGCCCAGTCGAGCAGCGCCATGCGCCGCGCCAGGCTGAGCGTGACGCCGAGCGGGCTTTGATGGGTCGGCGTCACCACCGCCAGCCGCGCCTCAGGCGCCGTCAGCATACCGGCGGCCACGTCCATGCCTTGTTCATCCACCGGCACGGCGATCGGCCTGACGCCGGCGGCCCGCAGCAGCGGGCGCGTGACCGGATAGCCGGGATCTTCGATCCATACCGCGTCGCCGGCGTGCAACAGCGTCTCCACCACCCAGTCCAACAGCGCCGGATAACCGGCGCAGAGGAAAACCTGCTCCGGCCTGCAGCTGATGCCGCGCGACAAATGCAGATAATGGGCGATCGCCTCACGCAGCTCAGGCAGGCCGCCGGCCGGCGGCAGCGCCAGGGAAGCCACCGTGGAACCGCGCAGCTGGCGGGCGACAATGCGCTGCCATAACGCCCGGGGAAACGCGTCCAGCGCCGGCACGCCCAGTTGGAAAGGCTGCAGCATGCCCTGCGGCTGCAGCGGATCGGGTGCCATCGCCGCCAGCGGCGGCGCAGCGGATACCCCGCCCGGCGGCACGTGCGGCAGCTGCGGCGAGACATAGGTGCCCGCCTGCCCGCGGCTCTGCAAGAAACCTTCGGCAATAAGTTGCGCGTAGGCGCTTTCCACCGTGGCGCGCGCCACGCCCAGATCGCTCGCCAACCCGCGCACTGAGGGTAATCGGCTGCCCGCCGCCAGGCTGCCCTGGGCGATGGCGTCTTTAATCCGCAGGTAAATCTGCCGGTACAGCGGTTCCGCGAGCCGGTTGTCCAGCCGCAGCGAGGTCAGGAAAGATGGCATCATGGCCCGGTTAAATAATCATTTTATGGCCCTATAGCATAGACCATAAGGCCGCTAAAGTAGCGGCATGATTTCGTTACTACCGATTGAGGTTGACCATGATTAAGCAACGTTTGAACTATGCCGAGCTGGCGCCCGCCCCGTACAAAAATATGGTAAGCGCGCTGATGGCGCTGGAGAAAGGTACCCTGGACAAGGCGACCATCGAGTTGATGTTTATGCGCGTTTCGCAGATCAACGGCTGCGCCTACTGCCTGGATATGCACGGCAAAGCGCTGCGCGAAAGCGGCTTCAGCCATGCCAAGCTGGATACGCTGGCGGGCTGGCGCGTCAGCCATGAGTTCAGCGAGCGCGAACGCGCCGCGCTGGAATGGGCCGAGTCGGTGACGCTGATCGCCGCCACCGGCGCACCGGACAGCGCTTTCGAGGCGCTGAAGGCGCACTTCAGCGATACCGAGATCGCCGATCTGACCTTCGCCATCAGCATCATGAACGCCTTCAACCGGCTGGCCGTCAGCATGCGTCAGTAATGCGCTCGCCTCCCCCTCTTCACTGAGAGGGGGAATTTCTCACCCGCAAAAATTTTTTCCCTCGCCTTTTCCAGCCCCGGCGCGGCCTGCGCCTCCAACCCGACAAAGCACCATATATAGCGTGGTTGATAAAACAAATATCAACATATAGTATTTTATGGGTCAGCCGCAGGGAGTGTCGTTCGGTTGATAACGCCGTCAGAAACGCCAGGAACGATGCTCCGTTATCTGACTTGTCCGCCTTTCCTTCAGCCTAAAGGTAAATGCGAATCATGAGCATTATTATTTACAGTAAGCCGGACTGTGTCCAGTGCAACGCCACCTATCGCGCATTTGATAAACAGGGGATTGATTATCAGGTGATCGATCTCACCCAGGATCAGCAGGCGCTGAACCACGTTAAATCCTTAGGTTATCAGCAAGTTCCGGTGATTATCGCCGGTGACGATCACTGGTCCGGGTTCCGGCCGGACAAGATCGGCGCACTGGCGCTCACCTGCTGAGGCCCGCCGATGAATCCGCTGGTCTATTTCTCCAGCAGCTCGGAGAACACCCATCGGTTCGTTGAGAAACTGGGCCTGCCGGCGATCCGCATTCCGATCGCCGGTGCCCGCAGCAAATTGCTGATGGAACAACCCTATATCTTGATCGTGCCCAGCTATGGCGGCGGCAGCGCCGTCGGCGCGGTGCCGATCCAGGTCATCCGCTTTCTCAACGTTCCGCAAAACCGTTCATACCTGCGCGGCGTCATCGCCGCCGGGAACACCAACTTCGGCGCAGCGTACGGCATCGCCGGCGACATCATCGCCAAAAAATGCCAGGTGCCTTTTTTGTACCGCTTCGAGCTGCTCGGCACGACGCAAGACGTTGAAAACGTTCGACAGGGAGTAACCGCATTTTGGCAACGACAGAACTGACCAGGCCCGAGACGGGCGCGCTGGATTACCATTCGCTCAACGCGATGCTCAATCTTTACGATGCGGAAGGCCGGATCCAGTTCGATAAAGATCGGCTGGCGGCGCGGCACTACTTCCTGCAGCACGTCAACCAAAACACCGTGTTCTTCCATAACCTGGAGGAAAAGCTGCGCTATCTGGTGGAGGAAGGCTACTACGAGCCGCAGGTGCTGGCGCAGTACGAATTCCCATTTATCAAGCAGCTGTTCCAGCAGGCCTACGCCAAAAAATTCCGCTTCGAGACCTTCCTCGGCGCCTTTAAGTATTACACCAGCTATACGCTCAAAACCTTCGATGGCAAACGCTATCTGGAGCGCTACGAAGATCGGGTATGCATGGTGGCGCTGACGCTGGCGGCGGGCGACACCGGGCTGGCGCAGGATCTGGTGGAGGAGATGATTTCCGGCCGCTTCCAGCCGGCCACCCCAACCTTCCTCAACTGCGGCAAACGCCAGCGCGGCGAGCTGGTCTCCTGCTTCCTGCTGCGTATCGAAGACAATATGGAATCGATCGGGCGGGCGGTGAACTCCGCGCTGCAGCTGTCGAAACGCGGCGGCGGCGTGGCCTTCCTGCTGAGCAATATTCGCGAGGTGGGCGCGCCAATCAAGCGCATCGAGAACCAGTCCTCCGGCGTCATTCCGATCATGAAAATGCTCGAAGACGCCTTCTCCTACGCCAACCAGCTCGGCGCGCGCCAGGGGGCCGGCGCGGTGTATCTCAACGCCCACCACCCGGACATTCTGCGTTTCCTCGACACCAAACGGGAAAACGCCGACGAGAAGATCCGCATCAAAACGCTGTCGCTGGGGGTGGTGATCCCGGATATCACCTTCGAGCTGGCGAAGAACAACGAAGAGATGTACCTGTTTTCGCCCTACGACGTCGAACGGGTGTACGGCGTGCCGTTTTCGGAGATTGCCGTCAGCGAGAAGTACCGCGAGATGGTGGACGACAAGCGCATCCGCAAGTCGCGCATCAACGCGCGCGAGTTCTTCCTGGTGCTGGCGGAGATCCAGTTCGAATCCGGCTACCCGTACGTGATGTTCGAGGACACCGTCAACCGGGAGAACCCGATCGCCGGACGCATCAACATGAGCAACCTGTGTTCGGAGATCCTGCAGGTCAACCGCGCCAGCACGTATCACGAGGATCTGAGCTACGATCGCATCGGCAAGGACATCTCCTGCAACCTCGGCTCGCTGAACATCGCCAAAACCATGGACGCGCCGGACTTCGGCAAGGCGATCGAGACCGCGATCCGCGCGCTGACTGCGGTGGCCGACATGAGCGATATCCGCTCGGTGCCGTCGATCGCCGAGGGCAACCGCAGCGCCCGCGCCATCGGCCTGGGCCAGATGAACCTGCACGGTTACCTGGCGCGCGAGCGCATTTTCTACGGCTCGGAAGAAGGCATCGACTTCACCAACCTCTATTTCTATACCGTGGCCTATCACGCCATTCGCGCCTCGAACCGGCTGGCGATCGAGCGCGGCGGCGCCTTCGACGGTTTTGAACACTCCCGCTATGCCAGCGGCGAGTACTTCGACAAGTACACCGAACGCGACTGGCTGCCGCAAACCGAGCGGGTACGCGAGCTGTTCGCCGCCGCCGGCATCGCCATTCCGGGCCGCGACGACTGGCGCGCGCTGCGCCAGTCGGTGATGCTGCACGGGCTGTACAATCAGAACCTGCAGGCGGTGCCGCCGACCGGTTCCATCTCGTACATCAACAACGCCACCTCCAGCATCCACCCGATCGTCTCGCGCATCGAGATCCGCAAGGAAGGCAAGATCGGCCGCGTTTACTACCCGGCGCCCTACATGACCAACGACAACCTGGCGTATTACCAGGATGCCTACGAGATTGGCCCGGAAAAGATCATCGATACCTACGCCGCCGCCACGCAGCACGTCGATCAGGGGCTGTCGCTGACGCTGTTCTTCCGCGATACCGCCACCACCCGCGATATCAACCGCGCGCAGATCTACGCCTGGCGCAAAGGCATCAAGACCATTTACTACATCCGCCTGCGCCAGATGGCGCTGGAAGGCACCGAGGTGCAGGGCTGCGTGTCCTGCTCGCTGTGAGGCAACTTATGACGACCCTAACATCGGCGCCGCTGGTGCGCGCCATCAACTGGAACATCATCGAAGACGACAAGGATCTGGAGGTATGGAACCGCCTGACCTCCAACTTCTGGCTGCCGGAGAAGGTGCCGCTGTCCAACGATATCCCCTCCTGGGCCACGCTGACACCGAAGGAGCAGCAGCTGACCATTCGGGTGTTTACCGGGCTGACGCTGCTGGACACCATCCAGAACACCGTCGGCGCGCCGGCCCTGATCGCCGATGCGCTGACGCCGCACGAAGAGGCGGTGTACTCCAACATCAGCTTTATGGAGGCGGTACACGCCCGCTCGTACAGCTCAATCTTCTCCACCCTGTGCCAAACGCCGGACGTGGACGATGCCTACCGCTGGAGCGAGGAAAACCGCGCGCTGCAGAAAAAGGCCGGCATCATTCTGGCCCACTACCGCAGCGACGATCCGCTGTTGAAGAAGGTTGCCAGCGTGTTCCTCGAGTCGTTCCTGTTCTATTCGGGCTTTTATCTGCCGATGTACTGGTCGAGCCGCGCCAAGCTGACCAACACCGCCGATCTGATCCGCCTGATCATCCGCGACGAGGCGGTGCACGGCTACTACATCGGCTATAAGTTCCAGAAAGGGCTGGAGAAAGTGGACGCCGCGCGGCGCCGGCAGGTGAAAAACTTCGCCTTCGACCTGATGCAGGATTTGTACGACAACGAGGTGCGCTACACCGAGGAGCTGTACGACGGCGTCGGCTGGACGGAAGACGTGAAAACCTTCCTGCACTACAACGCCAACAAGGCGCTGATGAATCTGGGATATGAAGCGCTGTTCCCACCGGCGATGGCGGAGGTCAACCCGGCTATCCTGTCGGCATTGTCGCCGAACGCCGATGAAAACCACGACTTCTTCTCCGGCTCCGGTTCGTCTTACGTCATCGGCAAGGCGGTCAACACCGAGGATGAGGACTGGGATTTCTGAGGGCTGGCTGGCCGTATCAGGAAAAGGCTTTCGCGGGAGTGCGACGTGTCGTGCTCCCGCGACTATGTGTTTTGCTTGAAGGCCGCACGCAGCTCAAGCCGCCGCCAAATAGCGCGTTTCTCCGCGTCGCTGGCGGTCGGCCAGGCGGCGATCTCCGCCCGCGTGCGCCGACATCCCCGGCACCGCTGGGTTTCGTCGTCGATGCGGCACAGGCTGACGCAGGGCGATCTCACGCCGTGCTGGAATTGCTGATTGTCGCCCGCCATAAACCGCCCTTGATGTGATGTGTGCCGCCACAGGATACCCGATCCTGCGGCGGCGCGTCGTCAATCAGATGATGCCGCCGTTGGCGCGCAGGGTTTGGCCGTTGATCCAGCCGCCGTCGTTCCCGGCGAGGAAGGCCACCGCCGCGGCGATATCTTCCGGCGTGCCCAGGCGCTCCAGCGGCGCCATCTTCGCCAGCCGCTCGATAAGCTCCGGGGTTTTACCGTCGAGGAACAGCCCGGTCGCGGTCGGCCCCGGCGCAACGGCGTTCACCGTGATATTGCGGCCGCGCAGCTCTTTTGCCAGCACGCTGGTCAGCGCCTCGATCGCCGCCTTGCTGGCGGCATACATGCCGTACCCCGGCTGCAGCAGCCCCACCACGCTGGAGGAGAAGTTGATGATGCGGCCGTTGTCGCGCAGGCGCTTCGCCGCCTCGCGCATCGTGTTGAAACTGCCTTTCAGGTTGATGTCGATCAGGCGATCCGCGTCTTCATCGCGCATGTCCGCCACCGGTGCCAGCGCCATCACCCCGGCGTTGTTGACCAGCACGTCGACGCCGCCAAACGCCTGTTCGGCGCTGTCGAACAATCGGGAAACCGCTGCCGCATCGCTGACGTCGGCTTTGGCGCCGAGCGCGCGGCCGCCCGCCTGTTCTATCTTGCGCACCAGTTCATCGGCCGGCGCCGGGTTGCCTGAATAGTTGATGATGACGGTAAAACCGTCGGCGGCCAGACGCTCGGCGATGGCGGCGCCGATGCCGCGCGATGCGCCGGTGACGATGGCGACGCGTTGAGTGGCGTGCTGCATAAGTCTCTCCTCCTGGGTCAGTGAGTTGTCATCATGCACCTTTCGGCACGGCGAATAATCCCCTATTCTTCGTTATCACTATCCGAAATAAACGAACAATCATGGACAGAATCGACGCCATGCGCCTGTTCACCCGCGTGGTAGAACAACGCAGCTTTACCCAGGCGGCGCAGGATCTGAACCTGCCGCGCTCCACCGTGACCGACGCCATCAAACAGCTCGAAGCCCGGCTGCAGGTCAGGCTGCTGCAGCGCACCACCCGCCACGTCAGCCCGACGCTGGACGGCGAAGCCTACTATCAGCGCTGCCTGAGCATTCTGGCGGACATCGAAGAGGCGGAGATGGCGTTCGCCGGCGCCAAACCGCGCGGGCTGCTGCGCATCGAGGTGCACGGCACGCTGGCGCGCCATTTTCTGTTGCCCGACTTGCCTGATTTTTTGGCGCAATACCCGGATATCGAGCTCTATATGAGCGAAGGCGATCGGCTGGTGGACGCGCTACGGGAGGGCATCGACTGCGTGGTGCGCGTCGGCAAACTGCGGGACAGCGACATGGTGGCGCGCCGCCTGGGCGAGCTGGAAGAGGTGACCTGTGCCGCCCCGGCCTACCTGCAGCGCTTCGGCACGCCGCAAAGCCTGGACGACCTGCGCCATCACCGCATGGTGGGTTTTCGCTCTTCGGCGACCGGCGCGCTGATGCCGCTGGCGTTCACGGTGGCGGGGCAAGCGCAGCCCATCACGCTGCCGGCGACGGTGTCGGTCAGCGCGGCGGAGAGCCTGGTCGCCGCCGCCCGCGCCGGGTTGGGCATCATTCAGGTGCCGCGTTATCACCTGCGCGGCGATCTGGCCGACGGCAGCCTGTTGCCGCTGCTGCCGGATTGGCCTTCTCCGCCGATGCCGGTCTCGCTGCTTTATCCGCGCAACCGCCAGCTCTCGCCGCGGGTGCGCGTGTTTCTCGATTGGTTCAGCCGGGTGTTCGCCGAGCGCAACCGGTAGCGACCGAGTGCGTTACAGCGCGCCGTAATTCAGCGGCACCCAGTTGTACCCTTCGCCCTGGCGGTTCAGGTAGCCCAACCCTGGGAACGACAGGTGCGCGCCGCCCACCAGCTCGCTCTGCCGCGCGCTGTCGCCGAACACCCGCAGCCGTTGAGCGACCGCCGCCTTAGCGTCGCTGTCAAAGCTGATAGCCACCTTCGGATGCGGCATCTGCACCGCCGCTACGTGGATCAAATCCCCCAGCAACAGCAGCTTTTTGCCCTGGCTCGTCACCTGATAGACGCTGTGGCCCGGCGTATGCCCATGGGCGGCATAGGCGGCGATGCCCGGCGAAAGCTCGCCGTCGCCGTTGAATGGCTTAAAGTGCCCGGCCGCCTGATAAGGCTTGATCGCCGCCTGGGCTCTTTCGAAGTTGCTTTTATTTTCCGCGTTGGCCCGTTTCAGCTGGTCGGCGCTCAGCCAGAAGTCCGCGTCCTGGCTGGCGGCGCGCACCACCGCATTGGGGAATACCGCCTTACCGTCGTGCGTCAGTCCGCCGAGGTGATCCGGGTGCATGTGGGTCAGGTAGATCTCATCCACCTGCTCCGGTTGGTAGCCCGCCGCGCGCAGGTTATCCACCAGTTTGCCCAGGCCGTCGCCCAGCAGCTGGCCGGCGCCGCTGTCGATCATCACCAGCTTGTCG
It includes:
- a CDS encoding PLP-dependent aminotransferase family protein — encoded protein: MMPSFLTSLRLDNRLAEPLYRQIYLRIKDAIAQGSLAAGSRLPSVRGLASDLGVARATVESAYAQLIAEGFLQSRGQAGTYVSPQLPHVPPGGVSAAPPLAAMAPDPLQPQGMLQPFQLGVPALDAFPRALWQRIVARQLRGSTVASLALPPAGGLPELREAIAHYLHLSRGISCRPEQVFLCAGYPALLDWVVETLLHAGDAVWIEDPGYPVTRPLLRAAGVRPIAVPVDEQGMDVAAGMLTAPEARLAVVTPTHQSPLGVTLSLARRMALLDWAQQRRAWILEDDYDSEFRYHGRPLPPLKSLDVQGRVLYAGTFSKTLFPALRMAYLVVPAGLTEAFARSSRLRGCGCPPLLQAGVADFIRQGHFYRHLKRMRPLYRQRREWLTQALERQLGTWLTAVPQQGGIQLLARLHDGVADAPLAAQAWQQGLAAQALSDWRIDHPAGQGLLLGFANFTRQEETERAVQGLAQLFKRTN
- the nrdE gene encoding class 1b ribonucleoside-diphosphate reductase subunit alpha, whose protein sequence is MATTELTRPETGALDYHSLNAMLNLYDAEGRIQFDKDRLAARHYFLQHVNQNTVFFHNLEEKLRYLVEEGYYEPQVLAQYEFPFIKQLFQQAYAKKFRFETFLGAFKYYTSYTLKTFDGKRYLERYEDRVCMVALTLAAGDTGLAQDLVEEMISGRFQPATPTFLNCGKRQRGELVSCFLLRIEDNMESIGRAVNSALQLSKRGGGVAFLLSNIREVGAPIKRIENQSSGVIPIMKMLEDAFSYANQLGARQGAGAVYLNAHHPDILRFLDTKRENADEKIRIKTLSLGVVIPDITFELAKNNEEMYLFSPYDVERVYGVPFSEIAVSEKYREMVDDKRIRKSRINAREFFLVLAEIQFESGYPYVMFEDTVNRENPIAGRINMSNLCSEILQVNRASTYHEDLSYDRIGKDISCNLGSLNIAKTMDAPDFGKAIETAIRALTAVADMSDIRSVPSIAEGNRSARAIGLGQMNLHGYLARERIFYGSEEGIDFTNLYFYTVAYHAIRASNRLAIERGGAFDGFEHSRYASGEYFDKYTERDWLPQTERVRELFAAAGIAIPGRDDWRALRQSVMLHGLYNQNLQAVPPTGSISYINNATSSIHPIVSRIEIRKEGKIGRVYYPAPYMTNDNLAYYQDAYEIGPEKIIDTYAAATQHVDQGLSLTLFFRDTATTRDINRAQIYAWRKGIKTIYYIRLRQMALEGTEVQGCVSCSL
- a CDS encoding DUF883 family protein, with product MFKKAERTERDIDQDVTLLADTLDEVLRESGDKTKEELKELHSKAKGVLRDARARFNGSTSLTQHARDAVDQADSYVRDKPWQGVGIGAAVGIVLGVLLARR
- the nrdF gene encoding class 1b ribonucleoside-diphosphate reductase subunit beta, which produces MTTLTSAPLVRAINWNIIEDDKDLEVWNRLTSNFWLPEKVPLSNDIPSWATLTPKEQQLTIRVFTGLTLLDTIQNTVGAPALIADALTPHEEAVYSNISFMEAVHARSYSSIFSTLCQTPDVDDAYRWSEENRALQKKAGIILAHYRSDDPLLKKVASVFLESFLFYSGFYLPMYWSSRAKLTNTADLIRLIIRDEAVHGYYIGYKFQKGLEKVDAARRRQVKNFAFDLMQDLYDNEVRYTEELYDGVGWTEDVKTFLHYNANKALMNLGYEALFPPAMAEVNPAILSALSPNADENHDFFSGSGSSYVIGKAVNTEDEDWDF
- a CDS encoding carboxymuconolactone decarboxylase family protein, which codes for MIKQRLNYAELAPAPYKNMVSALMALEKGTLDKATIELMFMRVSQINGCAYCLDMHGKALRESGFSHAKLDTLAGWRVSHEFSERERAALEWAESVTLIAATGAPDSAFEALKAHFSDTEIADLTFAISIMNAFNRLAVSMRQ
- the nrdH gene encoding glutaredoxin-like protein NrdH, translated to MSIIIYSKPDCVQCNATYRAFDKQGIDYQVIDLTQDQQALNHVKSLGYQQVPVIIAGDDHWSGFRPDKIGALALTC
- a CDS encoding DUF1289 domain-containing protein; its protein translation is MAGDNQQFQHGVRSPCVSLCRIDDETQRCRGCRRTRAEIAAWPTASDAEKRAIWRRLELRAAFKQNT
- a CDS encoding LysR family transcriptional regulator, producing the protein MDRIDAMRLFTRVVEQRSFTQAAQDLNLPRSTVTDAIKQLEARLQVRLLQRTTRHVSPTLDGEAYYQRCLSILADIEEAEMAFAGAKPRGLLRIEVHGTLARHFLLPDLPDFLAQYPDIELYMSEGDRLVDALREGIDCVVRVGKLRDSDMVARRLGELEEVTCAAPAYLQRFGTPQSLDDLRHHRMVGFRSSATGALMPLAFTVAGQAQPITLPATVSVSAAESLVAAARAGLGIIQVPRYHLRGDLADGSLLPLLPDWPSPPMPVSLLYPRNRQLSPRVRVFLDWFSRVFAERNR
- a CDS encoding SDR family oxidoreductase, encoding MQHATQRVAIVTGASRGIGAAIAERLAADGFTVIINYSGNPAPADELVRKIEQAGGRALGAKADVSDAAAVSRLFDSAEQAFGGVDVLVNNAGVMALAPVADMRDEDADRLIDINLKGSFNTMREAAKRLRDNGRIINFSSSVVGLLQPGYGMYAASKAAIEALTSVLAKELRGRNITVNAVAPGPTATGLFLDGKTPELIERLAKMAPLERLGTPEDIAAAVAFLAGNDGGWINGQTLRANGGII
- a CDS encoding MBL fold metallo-hydrolase, with the translated sequence MFWKRCLLGAALAVMSLQAGAAAPQAKTPTPGFYRIMLGSFEVTALSDGVIRLPADKLLLNTTPQQIAAGLAERHQSLPVVTSVNAYLINTGDKLVMIDSGAGQLLGDGLGKLVDNLRAAGYQPEQVDEIYLTHMHPDHLGGLTHDGKAVFPNAVVRAASQDADFWLSADQLKRANAENKSNFERAQAAIKPYQAAGHFKPFNGDGELSPGIAAYAAHGHTPGHSVYQVTSQGKKLLLLGDLIHVAAVQMPHPKVAISFDSDAKAAVAQRLRVFGDSARQSELVGGAHLSFPGLGYLNRQGEGYNWVPLNYGAL
- the nrdI gene encoding class Ib ribonucleoside-diphosphate reductase assembly flavoprotein NrdI, translated to MNPLVYFSSSSENTHRFVEKLGLPAIRIPIAGARSKLLMEQPYILIVPSYGGGSAVGAVPIQVIRFLNVPQNRSYLRGVIAAGNTNFGAAYGIAGDIIAKKCQVPFLYRFELLGTTQDVENVRQGVTAFWQRQN